Sequence from the Megalops cyprinoides isolate fMegCyp1 chromosome 9, fMegCyp1.pri, whole genome shotgun sequence genome:
ATTCTTCCCATTCGTAATGAGGTTCAGGGGTCAAGCGTGCATCAGAGGTGTGATTAGCTGAGATGATGAATGCTCTTAGATCACACAGCCTCAGTGTGTGAGAGCCTCAGCCCGCTATTGATTAGTAGAGCTGGCCTTGCTACATCTCTGACACGTTTTATCTTATAttgcgtgtgtgactgtgagtgtaagagagagggagtaaatgtgtgtgtgttagacagtaagtgtgtgcatgtgtgtgtgtgtgtgtgtgtgtgtgtgtgtgtgtaagaatgagtgcaggtgcatgtgtgaaagtgtgtgtgtgtgtgtgtgcgcatgtgtgtgtgtgtgtgtgtgtgcgcgcacgtgtgtgtgcaacCTCTCCAGCGATCTGTAGCATCCAATTATTGTCCTGAATCTGGCCATCACCTGGTCTAATACAGTGGTAATGGGGTTCTGGCCTTGTCAGTCAGTTTGGGTCTGCTGTTGTGCACTTTGTATTTCCTCTTCCTATATCCACCGGTATCCCATCATTAGAGTTCTCCAGCAGACTTGCAGGCTGCTTTCTCAGCAAACACACTCCTTTCATGGTCTGATCATTAGCCCAATAAACATTTGTACCAATTTGTTCTGGTTCTAACTGCTTTCCTCCACTGCCTCCCTGTTAAACTTTAAACCTACAGCATCAAGGTTCAACTGAGGAGCCTTGGATGTGTCGGCCATCTAAAACCGTCTGTCAGCCGCTCAGGGACATGGGGGCATGTTACGCTTGCTTACTTGAACCTTGTTCCTTATATGATTCATTTACACCCAGCTCATTTATGATCCTGTTGGAGTGTCAATTCTGTGTGGTGCAGACACAGATCATTCACTGTGCATAGCCTGCATTAATAAAGCATCTCTCCCACTCTTACCCTTCTGTCCAGGGGGTTTTCCACAGACTTGGAGGAGTGATTAAGGATGGGGAGAAAGTGATTGACATCCAGATTGGCCCAGTGGTCTCTGTGACAACTGCCTCCGGGGTGTACAAGGCTAAGAGTCTGGTGATCACTGCTGGGCCCTGGGCTAACAGACTGCTGTCACACACCAACCTACAACTGCCCCTGcaggtactgtactgtaccctctcacaaacatacacacacataccatcaaacacacactcacacaccaacaaacacatgcacacataccactaaacacacactcacacacagataccatcaaacacacacatacacaaacaccactaaacacaaactcacacatggacaccaccaaacacactcactcacatacacagcaacaaacaaacagcaacaaacatgcattcactctctctcacacacacacacacatacacacacacttacattcctaaacacacaaacacacacttacagatttacagacttacagatatttacaacacaaacacacacaaaaatgcatgcatacatgtctgtgcacacacacagatagacaaAGACATATACCCTCattcaaatacatgcacacgtacatacacacccacaattcctgaaacacacactcacacacaccatcttTCACACCTTCTTTGACAGTAATAACCTTTGGAGCCTCCAGCTCTCCTTGACTGGCACAGAACAGCTCTGTGTTCCacacataaccccccccccccctccccccagtgcTGCATGTGTGCTCCATCCGTCCCCTGATCCTGAACCTCATTAGACTCTTCCGCATTTCCAATGCGTTCCCCTCGCCCAGAGAGAGGACTCTCGGCCAAATCTCCATCCAAAAAATCCAAGTGGAAACAGAAGGTGCGGAAAAACACTAAATATAGTCACAGTCCCCTGGTCGTGAGCACCAAATTATGACTTTCACGCTCTCTGACAGACTCAGCAGAGCTTGAAGGAAAGTGAGCTCACCTGAACTCAGAGTAAATAAACCAgtccctcctcatcctcacgATATAGACCAATTATATCTTCTTACATCGTCTTAGGAGGAAGCCTACATTGCTGTAAATTTctcataaacaaatacacacacaaacacacatgcacaggcacacatgcccacacacacacaccccagtgATGAATGTGGGCTGAGTGTGTGGCcctggaatgaaatgaaaaggatgGCAGGTATATTACTCTAAGAACCACAGAACACCATGTTCTCACCACCTCTGGAAACAGCTGattgagtgagtgtgagtgtgtttccatttaattaaaaactcaTTCTGAATGCTGCCATGGCTCTACTCTGATAATTGTGGTTTCTACTGAAGgatgaaaataaagagcaatGAACCAACACCGGGTAAGGCATTGTTAATGAGCAAcagggagtgggtgtggtttatgtgtctatatgtgttCATGTGCCTATCCTTTTAATTAACCTATCAGAAGCGGATATAGGGTGTACTTTATGTGCCTGTCATCTTAATTAACCAATCCAGCATGAGAAAAATGGTGTGTCTGTCCTCATAAAAATCAGTGGTAAACAGAGGGGTGTGGTTAATCTGTTTCACTTAGCCTGTTTCACTGTCCCACAGGTGGTGAAGATTAACGTGTGCTACTGGAGGGAGAAGATCCCTGGCACATACAGCGTCGCAAAGCGCTTCCCCTGTTTCATCCAGACGGAGTGCGAGGAGGGGAAGCACCACATCTACGGCCTCCCATCCAATGAATATCCAGGGCTGATGAAGGTTTGTGGAGCACAGCATGGGCTTGACCCAGACGTTGTCATCCTTAGAGTGTGACCTGACAACTGTATGAAAATGAAGCACAAACCACTGCCAATACTCTGTCGGTAAGACAAAGATAACATTTAAAAGTGTTATAAGAATGGGCTCCCAAGATACTCAGTCAACACACAACACTCAGCCGAGTCATCAGCTGACAaggaccaggagcccacagcggtAGAACAAACTGGCTCCATTCTGTCAGGGGTAGgagtgggtaggtcagccagggttaGCTTGTCTCACCGCTcccaggcaccctgtgattcagTAGACAGCTGAGAGTTGCTTAGATGATGTCAGTTGAGTAGAACCTATCCTCCAAATGGTGCTGTGTATTATGTGTGactgctgtgagctgagcttAATGTACAACTGTGACTTCAAAAAAGGATTGTATAGACACAGatataaaatgtatggaaaTCTGTCTGTATGCAGTACATGCTATTGATGGTATTTTTACTTCCTCATCAGATTTGGTTCATTGCACGCAGATACTAAGTCTTCCTCTTTCAATCTGGCCACATTATCTACAATCTCCTGTTTTTCCCTGGGCTGATGAAGGAGAAATGCTTTCTCAGCTGACCCTCCAagataaaattaataaaaatgaaaaatgggtGGAATTATAAGCATCCAAAAGTATAGGTGTCAGTTTTGAAGAGACAAATTCTATATGACATgattgccatttagcagacgtgCTTATCCTAAgcaatttacatcagttacagtttttacaatgctatccatttatatagctgaatatttactgagacaattgtgcggtaaataccttgcccaagaatacaaaaacagtgccccagcatggaatcaaaccggcaaacttttagttacaagtcctgctccttaaatactgtgctacactgccacacatcTCAGCATTCACTCAAACAGCCACAATTAAACATGAACCCGTAGGAACCCGTAGCTCCTACTTTCAGAGaagaccccctccccccaccaacaTGGGCTTCCTCCTAAgacccccctccctttcccaccAGCTTAGTGAAAGGGGATATTCACCAAACAAACTCTATGGCAATTTAAAAGTCCCAAAGATATATGTAATCAAATTTAGCGAcatctttgttttaaagtttgtctgtatgtatgtttattatGGGTGAAATATGGGTGATTCACCGTCCAAGTAATTCAGCATGTATGCAATATACAAAGCAACGGGGGAGCTATATTTCACAAATGGTGGCATCATTTACACAAGGAAATAGACTTGTCCATTGCCATTAATAGCTACTATTTACCTCCGTGAAAAAAGCTGTACGACCAGAGGCATAATGTTTGATAATCTGTTGTTTGGCATTTTGCATGTGATGAATCAGAGACAGGTCCTCAGCATGAGGTGTAGTTTCACAAAACTCCTGTAGTCCTGCTTCATTCCCTTTAGCTGGACAGACCGAGCCAGAGGACACGTGCCACAGAGTTTTACACCAGAGTTCGTTTTGCAGAAATGTACCGTTTTCCAAAGGCAGATGAGAGATCCACTCCCCTTGGTTCCCCTGGTCCTGGGAGTCCGGCACATTTGCCAGCAGTTATGTTTGGCATCTGAGTAATGTATATAAATGAGTTCCAGCTTCGGCTCAACTGCTGACAGCCGATGGGTTTGCAGACACaattcacacacagtgcacatgcAGAGGTGTGAACAGATGGCTGCCTGAACTGTGGCTCTCATGATGCCCCTGTTACCCCACCCTCCACCAAATCCTGAATGGACTTCCATTCTATTCATGGCATCTATTGAGGGCGGGGGTGGTTATGTCTATGAGAAGTTATGAAATGGATAAAGTGACAAGTTTTTGCTGCCCCGGGACCTCTGGGATTTAGTTTGTTCTCCAGATGAGTTTTCTTCCTGACAGCCACAGAGGGACGCACTACAGCCCCAAACAATACAATAGATGAAAAATCTTAAATTATTTAATCCTTTATTTTCGCCAGGAGGGTCTGTAGGGCTCTCATTTCTTTTGTTAGCTAACACCTGAAGAAACAAGGTGGGTGGATAATGAAAGGGTAGCCAATCAGCTGCAAGAGACTGAGCAGGTGGCCAGACTGGCACAGCCAGACTGGGATTGTGGTGGGGGCATCACACCTGCTCTGTGAAATAGCTGCTATGGGACAACAAGCCTgagtcaggaccttggtttaaCTCCTCACCTGAAAAATGGCAGCACTGTGGCACAGTGTCCAATCTGGACTggatttacatttatccattgaAAGGAGCACCTCCTGCTGGACCAGCAACAATGCGTGTCTCCCAAACAACCACTAACCAAGCCCTGCCCCACTTAGCCACATGTACAGGGTGGTGTAGCTGTTGGTTATGTGAGCTTAGACCAAGGACATCCTCTCTATGTGTTTACTTTATTGCTGGTGTAATACCATAGCGTTTGGATGAGAGCTGTCAACCTCTGTTTATGGTGTCTGCAGGTCTGCTATCACATGGGCAGCGAGACCGATCCTGACGAGcgggacagacagacggacaggtGGGACATTGACATATTGTCCCGCTACATCGCTCGCTGCTTCCCGGGGCTTGTCCCCATCCCTGCAGTGGTGGAGAGCTGCATGTACACGGTCAGTGGCTTCCCATCCTCTGCCTCACCCAAATCTGCCCACACCACACCCATACCACACCCATGCTACATCCCACAACACAAGCACTTCCTGCCTGCACTGTCAGGGTTTTGCCTCCAGCAACCAGTGAAAACCCTAAGAGGGTGAGGACAAAAGGGAGCTGATTCTCCAGCAGCTATGGAGGTGAACGGCTGTGTTCAGGGTTTTCTCATATGCAGACATTGCCAGCTATGTCCTTTGATTCTAGAGGAGAACGGGCCACTATCTGTGATGGCATGTTAAAGGCATGCAACTAAATGAGTTTGATCATACATACAGTGTGGAGGTCAAGAAGCAGCACTTCCAACAGCACCCACAGCCTCACCCTCCTATTGGCCATCACATGAAGAGGACAGAGCGGTGCATGCTGGCAATAACTGGCCATTTGGTAGAGAGTAAATGGCAGCTGGGCTTTAAAAGATTTGAGAGCAGTTAGTACAAGGGACACTGGTGGAGTGGGGGAGATTGGTCTTACTTCTACAATGACATGTGACCACGCTTTGGATAAAATTCCACATGCTGAAGAAAACGCTGCTTAACAGGCAATAATACTGAGGCCTGTTTGCTCCAATCTAACTGGCAGAGTCTCAGGAGAGAAGCATGTTTTATCATGGCAAGGTGTTAGGGCAGGACTGTGTGAACTGTTGGGTTATTCCCTTTAAGTGGATGAGAGTAGCTTCATTTatctgaaatgcactgtgttaAAGAagcatttttgttatgtttttatccTCCTGACAAAGGAAACTAATTAGCTCACCCTCAAGGAGTGTAGAGTGAGTAGGAAGACAAGCCAGTTCATAAAGCCATTTTCAAACTGCCTGAATCATCAAcagttttttaaacaaatgaagaatTTCAGTGAAgctttgaaatgtcacattcCATCATCAGGATACCAAATTAAGAGTTACCGAAGCGCACAGAAAATGACGTTTGACATTTTAAAGCCTTCGTGACTTTGTGTCATTAGTTCCAATAACTGACTGTAATTCAATCTATCACCATAAAGACTCTCCAGTTTACTCTGTAAAAGTGTGGGCAGCTCCCCAGattgtaaacacacacacacacacacacacacacacacacgtatgtacagtacacacacacgtattcacacagacacacatacacaccgacacgcacaaacacacacacactcatacccacacacacacacacacacacatacatgcacactcacacacactgtatgctGTAGAGCTGGGCAAGAGTAATAGAGTACACTGAAGCGCTCCTCCTTTGATCAGCACTTTCTAACCCCCCCCCGCTGTCTCACATCCAGGTCACCCCAGACCACCATTTCGTCCTGGACCGCCACCCGTCCCACAGCAACATCGTCATCGGTGCAGGATTCTCAGGTCAGCACTGGTGTTAATCAGTTTGGGGCTTTCGGTCCCACGCTCTCAGTTTGGGACGTCCCCCGTGCCACACCTCAAATTCACTCTGTGAGTCCTGGGACAGTAGAAAGCAGGCTGTTCTGTGAGAGGGAGCCCACAGCACAGGGTGGACCAGGGACAGCAAGTCTGGCCAGCCAAGCAGGGGGTGACACTGAGATTGTCTCCTCAGGGTcatggggtggtgggggggggggtgtcttccAGCACTCACTCCATCTGTTCTGGGGGTTCAGCCTGCTCGTCTATTTACAAGTGAAATTAATTTCCACTCTTAATCACTTTAGAGGAGGTGGCTCTATCATGTGCATTTGgggtccggggggggggggggactggcaCTAAACCTAGCACCATTCAGCCATCAAGCCTGTGTAAAGTTTGCGGTTAAAACAGTGATTTCTGAAACGTGGAGATGTGCCTTGCTGTCCCCCACCCTACTgctcataaaataaatgattaattatgAGCGTACCTCACCTTCAAGGCAGTAGAACTATGGTGTGGACCTTCATCACCATCAACCCCGATACACACAACTAGCCAGCATTCTgccaacacacaccacataatAAACCACCAGTAATAAACCTACATGAGCCCCACAATCGCTTCACAGGGCAGCATTTATGAAACACACACGTTCCATGTTCAGGTCACGGGGTAAGTCGTGGCagtaataacacacacacatacacacatgcacgtccCCTGCTCAATGTCAGCACTGCAATGTACAGTCGTTGCCATGGTTACCCCACCAGCAGTGCGCTGGCCAGGGACACAGGGCCCTCATCTCCGACCAGTGCCTGTGCGCCTCCGACTCGGCGTCAGGGAAGCACTGGCCCCCGCCATCGGGCTTCGGCAGCTGGACTCTAGCAGGATGGAGAACACAGCGGCGTacacctgagtgtgtgtgtgtgtgtgtgtgtgtgtatgtgtgtctgtgtgtgtgagaaagagagagataacaCGCTGAATCTTATAGAAGtgctgacaaacaaaaacaaaactgcactgaaTACCTGTTATTGGAGTGGGACTTGGGGGAGAGTCGAGTCACCTAAACATCGGCAGATAAGAGCTGTCCAGCCCCACCTCCTCAGGTGCCTGCCTCCTTCGCCTACACCCCCATGCCTGACAGAATCCCCTTAGGCCAGTACTTGGCCAGAGCTTGCTTCCAAAAAATCAACGCTTAGTACAACACCAACAGccaaccctccccccccccccccccccccccccaacaccataACAGCCTGAATGACTCAGAGAATGAACTGCGGGGTTGAGATAATGAACTGTGTGACTCAGATGATGAGTGAGACTGGGGCAGTTTAAAGAAGACCAATACCTTTGtttggtttcttttgtttctttccagAAGTGGACATTGGCGAGGTGTCTACATGTTTGAAACAGTTTGGCTCCTGCTGTAATGATATCTGCGTCTCACCtccattttctcccctctctcaggtcATGGGTTCAAGTTCGGCCCGATCGTTGGCAAGTTGCTCTGCGAGCTCGTCCTGGGGCAGGTGCCCTCCTATAACCTTTCACCTTTCAAGATCCGGCGTTTCCTGTCCCAACCCAAATCTGCCCTGTAGGCCCAGGCCCTCTGCTCAAGCAAATTCTACATGAGATCTTGTGTTATATGACCCACACGACCAGTGCTGGGATTCCTCGATTAAACCAGGAAATAGGAGAGTTGTGTTATGTCCTGTTATAATGATGCTAAAAGCCAACTCCATGATATATGTATCCATAACCAGTATCCAGTGAACATGCTCTGTGGTTTCAGGTTAGGGTTTCTGGGCTCAGCAGATCTAGGACCATGAGAAGGCTTTCCCTAACCTTTCCAAAGCCGGCAGGTTGATCCTGAAATGCCACACCACAGAATCCGTGATAGGAGAGCACTGCACAGGCTTCCGAACTTGATTTTGTACTGTACTACACCACTGAAAGTGCATCCATGTGTGACAAAAAGGGTCAGATTAAACTTAAACTGCCTGCTTGTTAGCTTGCATGATTTAGTCCAttacctcctccctccctccctccctctctctctccctctctccctctctcagaaaCAAAGCATGTTGTTAAAAAGCCATCAGCCGTGGAGTGATTCATCTCTGTGCGACTGAGCGACGGCGCTGTcgttttctccctcctccttctcctcctctccgtcCGTACCTATTTCCCTCCGTAAACATCTTAATCACTAATCAGCCACGCCGTTACGAGGGGGGATGTGGGGGGCCATCAGCCTGAATGGGAAAATTATACAGCGGGACTCCTGGAGATCTCAGAGCCATCCATTCTCAGGCCCGTAAGTGAATTTGTATTGATGGACCCCGAGAATGGCAAAATTAAAGGGCCATTAAACATGTAAAGTCAGAATCCGTCTTGCGTGAAATCAGAGGACAGACATGGGGACTGCGTGTCACGGCAAGTCTTTAAACAGTGCAAGGCAAGGCAATGGGTCCAGGAAGCTTATTTTCAGCTGGTAAATGGTAAATTTCAGCTGGTAAATGGTAAAttggtacatttacatttacatttatttatttagcagacgcttttatccaaagcgacttacaaaagtgcatacagcaagtatagcgacagtacggggacaggatgtgtacagttccacaatgagacagttctcagctgagagcaaggtctgtttgaggacacagtactatcagatttgtacaattacagcctatagggcaactaatacgatactTTCAAACggcgtcagggtaaaggcggcaacaagaaacaatttaaaaagcacaatttaaaaagcacagcaatttacgacagcactgatgggcgggggggcagcaattgtgtgctgggtcagtccaggtagagtctgaagaggtgcgtcttcaggccccgtctgaaggaatggggtgatggagctgtccgtagatggagttcgttccaccactggggaacATGAATAGTCTGAATAGTCTGCTCTGGTAGAACATGAATAGTCTGAAGGCATTTAGAACATATTAGTTCTAAACTTCTCCCATGCTTGGATTAGCTATTTTTAATTGTCAGTTTTAATATAACAGTTTAAGATTTTCTATCCACACATAGACCATGGAGATGCTCCTACCTTCT
This genomic interval carries:
- the pipox gene encoding peroxisomal sarcosine oxidase isoform X1; protein product: MASRDFDCIVIGAGIQGSFTAYHLAKSSRKTLLLEQFVLPHSRGSSHGQTRIIRKAYEQDFYTQMMEECYQLWAQLEKEASVKLYRRTGLLVMGPENGRDFLLFKNTLLKNKVPTVTLEPSEFSQHIPHVNRNPGDGAIVDTTAGVLYADRALKAVQGVFHRLGGVIKDGEKVIDIQIGPVVSVTTASGVYKAKSLVITAGPWANRLLSHTNLQLPLQVVKINVCYWREKIPGTYSVAKRFPCFIQTECEEGKHHIYGLPSNEYPGLMKVCYHMGSETDPDERDRQTDRWDIDILSRYIARCFPGLVPIPAVVESCMYTVTPDHHFVLDRHPSHSNIVIGAGFSGHGFKFGPIVGKLLCELVLGQVPSYNLSPFKIRRFLSQPKSAL
- the pipox gene encoding peroxisomal sarcosine oxidase isoform X2; amino-acid sequence: MMEECYQLWAQLEKEASVKLYRRTGLLVMGPENGRDFLLFKNTLLKNKVPTVTLEPSEFSQHIPHVNRNPGDGAIVDTTAGVLYADRALKAVQGVFHRLGGVIKDGEKVIDIQIGPVVSVTTASGVYKAKSLVITAGPWANRLLSHTNLQLPLQVVKINVCYWREKIPGTYSVAKRFPCFIQTECEEGKHHIYGLPSNEYPGLMKVCYHMGSETDPDERDRQTDRWDIDILSRYIARCFPGLVPIPAVVESCMYTVTPDHHFVLDRHPSHSNIVIGAGFSGHGFKFGPIVGKLLCELVLGQVPSYNLSPFKIRRFLSQPKSAL